A segment of the Bacteriovorax sp. BAL6_X genome:
GATTTTTATTTGGGCAACTAAGTCAGGTCAGTATGATGACTTGGATACACCATCCATTAGAGTTTTATTTGAAGAAGAGAATAATATTGTTCACAACCAAAAAAAGGAAGAATGATTATGAGCATGAGTACGAATGCCAATCTAGAAGAGTTCTCGTATAACGATAAGATATCGAAAGCTTTTCTAATGGCGACAGTTTTCTGGGGAGCGATTGCACTATTTATGGGTGTTTTCATCGCTTTTCAATTGGCCTATTGGAAACTTAACCTAGGTATAGAATGGACAACTTTTGGCCGTTTAAGACCTCTTCACACAAATGCTGCAATTTTTGCATTTGTTGGAAACGGAATGTTTCTAGGAGTTTACTATTCAACTCAAAGATTATGTAAGGCGAGAATCTTTTCAGATTTCTTATCTTGGGTACACTTTTGGGGATGGCAACTGATTATTGTTTCAGCAGCACTAACACTACCACTGGGTATTACAACAGGGAAAGAGTATGCCGAACTAGAATGGCCAATTGATATTGCCATTGCAGTTATTTGGGTTGTCTTTGCAGTAAACTTCATTGGTACCCTAATTAAGAGACGTGAACGTCATATGTATGTGGCCCTTTGGTTCTACATTGCAACAATTGTAACAATTGCTGTCCTTCACATCTTTAACTCACTTTCTGTACCAGTTAGTTTTTTAAAGTCTTATCCTATTTACGCTGGTGTTCAAGATGCGATTGTTCAATGGTGGTATGGGCACAACGCGGTTGCCTTTTTCCTAACAACTCCATTCTTAGGAATCATCTACTACTTCTTACCAAAAACTGCTAATAGACCAATTTATTCTTATCGACTTTCGATTATCCACTACTGGTCTTTAGTATTTATTTATATTTGGGCAGGTCCTCACCACCTTCTATACTCATCTGTTCCAGATTGGGTACAGACACTTGGTATGACTTTTTCAATTATCCTATGGATGCCTTCTTGGGGTGGGATGATCAACTTTCTTCTAACTCTTAGAGGTGTATGGGATCGTGTAAGAACTGAACCAATCTTAAAGTACTTTGCTACTGCTGTTACTTTCTACGGTATGGCAACATTTGAAGGTCCACTTCTTTCAATTAAATCAGTGAACTATATCGGTCACTTCACGGACTGGGTTGTTGGTCACGTTCACGCCGGTACAATTGGTTGGAACTATATGCTAATTGTTGGTGTCCTGTATTACTGTGTTGAAAAGCTATGGAAGACTGAGCTTTACTCTAAGAAAATTGCAAACACTCAATTTTGGTTAGCAACAATTGGTC
Coding sequences within it:
- the ccoS gene encoding cbb3-type cytochrome oxidase assembly protein CcoS, yielding MEVIIVLLPIAIFLAVGFLLIFIWATKSGQYDDLDTPSIRVLFEEENNIVHNQKKEE
- the ccoN gene encoding cytochrome-c oxidase, cbb3-type subunit I, which produces MSTNANLEEFSYNDKISKAFLMATVFWGAIALFMGVFIAFQLAYWKLNLGIEWTTFGRLRPLHTNAAIFAFVGNGMFLGVYYSTQRLCKARIFSDFLSWVHFWGWQLIIVSAALTLPLGITTGKEYAELEWPIDIAIAVIWVVFAVNFIGTLIKRRERHMYVALWFYIATIVTIAVLHIFNSLSVPVSFLKSYPIYAGVQDAIVQWWYGHNAVAFFLTTPFLGIIYYFLPKTANRPIYSYRLSIIHYWSLVFIYIWAGPHHLLYSSVPDWVQTLGMTFSIILWMPSWGGMINFLLTLRGVWDRVRTEPILKYFATAVTFYGMATFEGPLLSIKSVNYIGHFTDWVVGHVHAGTIGWNYMLIVGVLYYCVEKLWKTELYSKKIANTQFWLATIGLLLYMMSMWVAGITQGLMWRAVDGTGKLVYPNFIETVIKVIPMYWVRAFGGVFVLLGFFLMIFNLWMTYKKAKNANKDKEESQEVFKAAPISAHPEDSNADTHRKLEGLPVTFTVLTLVAIIVGGAIEIIPSMLSNKFVEVDPRVKPYTPLELMGRDIFVKEGCYVCHSQQIRPTVAEKLRYGNPSTAAESVYDRPFQWGSRRIGPDLARVGGKYNDMWHYRHMINPREVTAGSIMPNYDWLTKKKVNFKMLPKKMDVMVALGTPYSEDEVTNAIDLAMEQATQITKGLNEFGVPMKMQDKEIIALIAYLQRLGIDTKETKSEE